GTTTATGTTTTTTTATATCTAAATCATAAGAATAAGATATAGTTTTCAATTTTAAATATGCAACTTGTCCTTTATAACAAATTTCAAGCTTGATAATTTTGCCAACATAAATAGGAGTTTTATTGACTAATAATTTTACTTCCTTCCAATCAACACTTTCTTCTAAATATTTTTCTGCATTTTCTTCACTTATAAGAGCTTCTAATTTTAACGTATGATGTTCATTTACTTCAGCTGTAAAATTCAATTTTTTTATATGTAATATTTCAAAAGGCAGTTCAACTTGCACATTCTCATAATTAATAATCATTTTTAACTACCCCCACTATTATTTTCTTTGTCCATCATCTACTATTTCTATTATTCCTCCATACATGCAAGACAATAAACATTCACTAGTTAATGCCATTTCACCTTTTAAAATAAAATCTGTCTTCCCTTTAATCCATTTCTTACATATAACTGGATTACAAGGAACAGGTTTCATCCCACCTGCTTTAACTGCTGGATTATTAGGACTTTTGCATAGTGGAAAAGGCTGCACATTCTTATTTACCACATTATCTCCTACCGTTAGTATTTTTTGATCATGAAGTTCCAAATTCCACTCACAGCCTTTTCCCAAGGTACTTTCTCCAATACCTTGGGAACATTCTATTATTGCTCCATCTACTACATAAGTTATTGCCATAATACCCTCCTGTATTGTAAAAAACTTTTTTATATCAATGTAAATCTACTTTTCACTATTAATTGATTTTCACTTTAGTCCCATTTAATACAATATTTCCTCCGGAATCCAAAGTAACTTTACCACCTTTATCACAGCTTATGTCTACATTATCTTTTCCCGATATAACAATGCTATTTTCCGCTCTAAGATTAATAGCCTCACTTGCATTTACACTTATACTACCTCCACTAATGCTTATTCCACCTCCTTTTCCAAGGACAATGGTAGCATTATCATTAGCTGTAATGGTAACACTATCTTTAGAAAAGATAACTTTTTTCCCATAAATAGTTGATATATATTTTACTTCAGGATCTCCTTTAATCTGCTGTATACAGCTTATGGCAAAGGCATCTTTTTCATCATTTGCTGGAAAATAAACACGCACTCTATCATTTATTTCTGGCATAAAGTACCATCCACTACCATCTGATGATGCTGCTAAAGTCGAATACTTAAACCAATATGCTGTGCTGGAATCCTGTTCTTGATCTATGTCTAATTTAACTTTGATTTTATCTCCAGTGACTGCTAAAACAGAACCTTCTAATGAAACACCTGCTAGATTTTCTCCATACAATCTTTTTTGTTTCAGTCCACCTTTAAGTCTAATAACATAAGTATTTTCTAATATACTTTCATTGTCTTTAATTTCATAAACAAACTCTGACACATAGAATTGTAAATTTTTAAAACTAATATTATCACCTAATTCCAAAAGCTCATAACTTTTTACTTTATATGTAATATAATTTACCTCACTTGCATTTGGTAAGTCATTTTCTCTTATAGAATCATAATCCTCAATTAGTTTCGTAGCTATATATTCATTTATTTCTAAATTTTTTCTTTGCAATTCTGGTGTATCTACAAAAAAATGAACCCCTTCTAAGGTATTATTAGCATAAATTCCTGCATTATAATATGAAGCTATTCGCTTAATAAATTCCCAGTCTGTCTCGTTATACTGCACCCATAGCCTATTTAATGGCTCATCATCTACATAACAGTTATAAGCTTTCTTATAATAAGGTTTTATAATCAAACCTATTAAGTTATTTATATCAAAATTTATATTCTGAAAAGAACGTTGCTTCTTTCTGATATCCATTAAGTAAGTATAGCTTTTAGCTTTAATATGTAATTCATAATATTCCGCAAATTTTTTAACCTTAATTTCAGTTATTATTCCAATAAAAATTGTTTTTTTCCCTTCTTCTGTTGTAGCATATACCTCAATTGGAGTATTATTACTTGTATGAATGTCATCATCTTTTTTATCTACAGGTAATATTCCCACTAAATCTAAACTACTATGATTATTAATACTTGCTTCTACTTTAAAACTTTTTATATATTCCAATTCAAATGTAGATATGCCTATCTGCCTATAGTCAATAGGTTCAATTTTTTTCTCATTTATATTTGTCTCCATTCTCTCATCCCCTAACAATCATTATCTAAAATTATATATTCTTTTATATTATCTTATAATCTACATAAATATAGTTATATTACAAGCATTCCTTTAATTGTAAACATACTTTACAAAATAATCCATTATACTTTAGTATAATTTTTTGAAAATTATCTTATTAATATTTAATTCTTCTTTCAAATTACAATAATTATTTCTTCTCCTGGTATAATAGCTGCATCTTTAGCA
The window above is part of the Clostridium saccharoperbutylacetonicum N1-4(HMT) genome. Proteins encoded here:
- a CDS encoding DUF4280 domain-containing protein; translated protein: MAITYVVDGAIIECSQGIGESTLGKGCEWNLELHDQKILTVGDNVVNKNVQPFPLCKSPNNPAVKAGGMKPVPCNPVICKKWIKGKTDFILKGEMALTSECLLSCMYGGIIEIVDDGQRK
- a CDS encoding phage baseplate assembly protein V, whose amino-acid sequence is METNINEKKIEPIDYRQIGISTFELEYIKSFKVEASINNHSSLDLVGILPVDKKDDDIHTSNNTPIEVYATTEEGKKTIFIGIITEIKVKKFAEYYELHIKAKSYTYLMDIRKKQRSFQNINFDINNLIGLIIKPYYKKAYNCYVDDEPLNRLWVQYNETDWEFIKRIASYYNAGIYANNTLEGVHFFVDTPELQRKNLEINEYIATKLIEDYDSIRENDLPNASEVNYITYKVKSYELLELGDNISFKNLQFYVSEFVYEIKDNESILENTYVIRLKGGLKQKRLYGENLAGVSLEGSVLAVTGDKIKVKLDIDQEQDSSTAYWFKYSTLAASSDGSGWYFMPEINDRVRVYFPANDEKDAFAISCIQQIKGDPEVKYISTIYGKKVIFSKDSVTITANDNATIVLGKGGGISISGGSISVNASEAINLRAENSIVISGKDNVDISCDKGGKVTLDSGGNIVLNGTKVKIN